In Ignavibacteriales bacterium, the following are encoded in one genomic region:
- the purS gene encoding phosphoribosylformylglycinamidine synthase subunit PurS, whose product MYKAKVTISLRKSILDPQGKAVEHSLKSLGFDSILDTRMGKSIELKIDAKSEDEAKKITEEACKKLLANPVMEDYEFEISQNGAE is encoded by the coding sequence ATGTACAAAGCGAAAGTAACTATATCACTTAGAAAATCAATACTTGACCCACAGGGCAAAGCCGTAGAACATTCGTTGAAATCCCTTGGCTTTGACTCTATATTGGACACTCGGATGGGTAAAAGTATCGAACTGAAAATAGACGCTAAAAGTGAAGATGAGGCAAAGAAAATAACCGAGGAAGCATGCAAAAAACTTCTTGCAAACCCGGTTATGGAAGATTACGAATTTGAAATTTCACAGAATGGAGCTGAATAA
- the rsmD gene encoding 16S rRNA (guanine(966)-N(2))-methyltransferase RsmD: MRIISGAYKGRRLKSPPKTSKVRPTTDRVRETLFNLITNRIDLNQTKVLDLFCGTGSLGIECLSRGALEAVFVDKDISTIKENVDMLEINDNVKVRKADAFRYLKKTEESFNITFADPPYSFKDYDFLIEEASGKTQYLILEHSSSTGFEGQTVMLRKDFGETSLTFFEFKK, from the coding sequence ATGAGGATTATATCCGGAGCTTATAAAGGCAGAAGGCTAAAATCCCCTCCAAAAACATCAAAGGTAAGACCTACAACCGACCGAGTGCGTGAAACACTCTTTAATCTAATCACAAATAGAATTGACCTCAACCAGACAAAAGTGCTCGACCTCTTCTGCGGAACGGGCAGTCTGGGCATAGAGTGCTTATCGCGAGGAGCGTTAGAAGCTGTTTTTGTGGATAAGGATATTAGTACTATAAAAGAAAATGTTGATATGCTTGAAATAAACGATAATGTAAAAGTCAGAAAAGCTGATGCTTTTAGATATCTAAAAAAAACTGAAGAAAGTTTTAATATAACTTTTGCAGACCCTCCTTATTCTTTTAAAGATTATGACTTTCTCATTGAAGAAGCCTCCGGAAAAACACAATACTTGATATTGGAACATTCGTCAAGTACCGGATTTGAAGGGCAAACCGTCATGTTACGAAAGGATTTTGGTGAGACATCATTGACTTTTTTTGAATTTAAGAAATAG
- a CDS encoding sigma-70 family RNA polymerase sigma factor — translation MPPADLDYKALTDEELIFEFQKEDVEAFNEIVFRYKDKLVNFLFRYTGNRDEAEDLAQDTFLKLYRSKHLYKEIAKFSTWFYTIAINIAKTNLRKKSRQKAISISDFDPENEKDFDLPADVISPEDSANASIENYYIQKAINSLGEKFKEVIVLRDIQDMEYEEIAQITGLPLGTVKSRINRGRERLKELLSDIYKPGE, via the coding sequence GTGCCCCCGGCTGATCTAGATTATAAAGCTTTAACAGACGAGGAATTGATATTCGAATTTCAGAAGGAAGATGTGGAAGCCTTCAATGAAATTGTATTCCGGTATAAAGATAAATTGGTTAATTTTCTATTCAGGTATACCGGTAATAGGGATGAAGCCGAAGATCTGGCACAGGACACTTTTTTAAAGTTGTATCGTTCTAAGCATTTGTATAAAGAGATCGCGAAATTTTCGACATGGTTTTATACAATTGCTATTAACATTGCAAAAACAAATCTGCGGAAAAAGAGCAGACAAAAAGCTATCTCTATAAGTGACTTTGATCCTGAGAATGAAAAGGATTTTGATCTTCCGGCAGATGTAATATCGCCTGAAGACAGTGCTAATGCCAGCATTGAAAATTATTATATTCAAAAGGCTATAAACTCTCTTGGGGAAAAATTCAAAGAGGTTATTGTACTCAGGGATATACAGGATATGGAATATGAAGAGATAGCGCAAATAACTGGACTGCCGCTTGGTACAGTTAAATCCAGAATAAACCGTGGCAGGGAAAGATTAAAAGAGTTATTAAGCGATATTTATAAACCCGGCGAATAA
- the purQ gene encoding phosphoribosylformylglycinamidine synthase subunit PurQ: MNAKVGIVVFPGSNCDHDAYYVFNDILKTDTKFLWHKDSGVGDRNIIILPGGFSYGDYLRGGSIARFSNIMKDVIRFANNGGVVVGICNGFQILCEAGLLPGVLIKNANLQFICTTVSLHVENTNSIFTKYYNAGEDIKVPIAHGEGNFLCSKETLDEMKNNDQILFTYNDNPNGSYMDIAGIQNKSKNVMGMMPHPERASDEILGNTDGRRILQSIAESVL, encoded by the coding sequence ATGAATGCTAAAGTTGGAATAGTCGTCTTCCCCGGTTCTAACTGTGATCATGATGCCTATTATGTGTTCAATGATATTCTAAAGACTGATACAAAGTTTCTCTGGCATAAAGACAGCGGTGTCGGGGACAGGAATATAATCATACTGCCCGGTGGTTTTTCTTATGGCGATTATTTGAGGGGCGGTTCGATTGCAAGGTTCTCTAATATAATGAAGGACGTTATCCGGTTTGCTAATAACGGCGGTGTTGTCGTTGGTATCTGTAACGGTTTTCAAATATTGTGTGAAGCAGGTCTTCTTCCCGGAGTTTTAATTAAAAACGCAAATCTTCAGTTTATTTGTACGACGGTATCCTTGCATGTGGAGAATACTAATAGCATCTTCACCAAGTATTACAATGCAGGAGAAGATATTAAGGTGCCCATCGCGCACGGAGAAGGAAACTTCCTTTGCAGTAAAGAAACACTCGACGAGATGAAGAACAATGATCAGATTCTATTTACATATAACGATAACCCGAACGGTTCATACATGGATATCGCGGGAATCCAGAATAAAAGTAAGAATGTAATGGGAATGATGCCTCACCCTGAGAGGGCATCCGATGAAATACTCGGGAATACCGACGGCAGACGCATTTTGCAGAGTATAGCCGAATCGGTTTTGTAA
- a CDS encoding T9SS type A sorting domain-containing protein, with amino-acid sequence MKSYIVSTFLVFFLFSVCRIVFAQGVVVETIQLDGNYSMDCLTLGNDGILYGTEGFDGNRIYMIQLDGTTNTFVTGLAGPIDIDFDNAGNLYVSTFNNLGLYKVTPQGVATRFATVSDGPSGVVLNRSIGNIYVSHYGAGFPGNGNSIYVVDSTGQSNIFVQGNGLVAPVSLAIDENGNIYAPNIANAKLFKITPGGVMTLLCQLPAPGNLHPFHVGHLEYSHGYLYVTGNSGSPYVFRVDLDGNYEIFAGSGVVGHMDGSALTAQFSGPNGITASVTGDTLFISELTSPNTLRIIRGVTSGINMINSEIPEKFALFQNYPNPFNPSTKLKFEIPRASFVKLAVYDIAGKQTAQLVNQDLGPGQYEYTFDGSEFESGVYFYRLTTETFSETKRMVLVK; translated from the coding sequence ATGAAAAGTTATATAGTCTCTACATTTTTAGTATTCTTTTTGTTTAGTGTCTGCAGGATTGTATTTGCACAAGGCGTTGTCGTAGAAACAATTCAGCTCGACGGTAATTACTCGATGGATTGCCTTACACTTGGCAATGACGGTATATTATACGGAACGGAAGGGTTTGATGGTAACAGGATTTACATGATACAATTAGATGGCACTACGAACACTTTTGTTACTGGGTTAGCTGGACCAATTGATATTGATTTCGATAATGCAGGTAATCTTTACGTAAGCACATTCAACAATCTCGGTCTTTACAAGGTTACGCCTCAAGGTGTGGCAACAAGATTTGCGACTGTTAGCGATGGTCCATCTGGGGTGGTTTTAAATCGTTCTATTGGAAATATCTATGTTTCTCATTATGGCGCCGGATTTCCCGGAAATGGAAATTCAATCTATGTTGTAGATTCGACCGGGCAGTCAAACATTTTTGTTCAGGGAAACGGTCTGGTAGCGCCAGTTAGCTTAGCCATTGATGAGAACGGAAATATTTATGCACCGAATATTGCCAATGCAAAGCTCTTTAAGATTACTCCTGGAGGGGTTATGACTCTCTTGTGCCAATTGCCAGCGCCGGGAAATTTACATCCCTTTCATGTGGGGCATCTCGAGTATTCACATGGATATCTCTATGTAACTGGCAATTCAGGCAGTCCCTATGTTTTTAGGGTTGATTTGGATGGGAATTATGAGATCTTTGCCGGTTCTGGGGTAGTAGGACATATGGATGGATCGGCACTTACCGCGCAGTTTTCAGGTCCAAATGGGATAACCGCTTCAGTAACTGGTGATACGCTTTTCATTTCGGAATTGACGAGCCCAAACACTCTTAGAATTATTCGCGGAGTTACGTCCGGAATAAATATGATAAATTCAGAAATCCCGGAAAAGTTTGCTCTTTTCCAAAATTATCCGAACCCCTTTAACCCATCGACTAAATTGAAATTTGAGATCCCACGGGCTTCCTTTGTTAAACTAGCAGTATATGACATAGCCGGTAAGCAAACAGCTCAGCTCGTGAACCAGGACCTGGGTCCAGGTCAGTATGAATATACATTTGATGGGTCGGAATTTGAAAGCGGAGTTTATTTTTATAGGCTTACTACAGAAACTTTTTCGGAAACGAAAAGAATGGTCCTGGTAAAATAA
- a CDS encoding DUF255 domain-containing protein, whose amino-acid sequence MKTLLKLFIGLFLVTGLSTAHGQTIYSFTDGLNAAKSQGKKIVINIYSDSDKWSQKMDSEVYSQADVKDLLGSFIYIKLNAAGSESYDYKGKKYSAAELAKALGLTSYPTHAFMTASGDVIKFKYNGVESVSFPGYVDAGDFKSILIYFRDGKYSDTDLSTVL is encoded by the coding sequence ATGAAAACACTATTAAAATTATTTATAGGTCTGTTTTTAGTGACTGGATTATCCACTGCGCACGGTCAAACCATTTATAGTTTTACTGACGGTTTGAATGCCGCAAAGTCACAGGGTAAAAAAATAGTTATCAATATCTATTCCGACTCCGACAAGTGGAGTCAGAAGATGGATAGCGAGGTATATTCTCAGGCTGACGTAAAAGATCTTCTTGGATCCTTTATATATATAAAGCTTAATGCCGCTGGTAGCGAATCGTATGATTATAAGGGAAAAAAATACAGCGCTGCCGAACTTGCTAAAGCACTTGGCTTGACCAGTTATCCGACGCATGCTTTTATGACTGCGTCAGGGGATGTTATAAAGTTTAAATATAATGGAGTTGAGTCGGTGAGTTTCCCGGGATACGTCGATGCAGGTGACTTTAAGAGTATACTTATATATTTCAGGGACGGAAAATATTCTGATACGGATCTCTCGACTGTACTTTAA
- a CDS encoding twin-arginine translocase TatA/TatE family subunit translates to MFGLGTPEIVLIAIVILVLFGAKKIPELMQGLGKGVKEFKKATSEIEKDIKSSTEDKNPTEQNPTTPK, encoded by the coding sequence ATGTTTGGTTTAGGAACGCCGGAAATAGTACTGATAGCTATTGTTATCTTGGTATTATTTGGAGCAAAGAAAATACCTGAACTCATGCAGGGGCTTGGAAAAGGTGTTAAGGAATTCAAAAAAGCTACGAGTGAAATAGAAAAGGACATAAAAAGCTCTACCGAGGATAAAAATCCTACTGAGCAGAATCCCACTACTCCAAAATAA
- the holA gene encoding DNA polymerase III subunit delta has protein sequence MAKRKENYERSYSTFLSGIKKGDIPPNLLLFIKDKILLDEVVNNIAGKFIGPDYSPKDHLFSFFTDDTDTSVVLNECSNTGMFTERKIVLLKVVRKPGYRGFNEDEAKALTAYFRMKNSDVVFIIVDTGDEVKSSMYDKIKDPSLEIVTIGDLGESEYFKWVAGKFAGFKITDEAIMHLIQMLNLSMDEINQEIEKLKTFASDTGEITLNDINLCIGVSRDFSESDFIHAVFSRDANSALKIYNNLILKKDAEIFLLILLNSAFVTLTKMFDPRIGNYHGWDLKQKLKLWYDFDKMLPVYKKYRGEINELKLKEAFGYIDESEKALKSLGTDRRAVFTQLISNLVNL, from the coding sequence ATGGCAAAGCGAAAAGAAAATTATGAGCGCTCTTATTCCACGTTTCTGAGTGGAATAAAAAAAGGCGACATCCCCCCAAACCTATTACTGTTTATAAAGGACAAAATACTTCTGGATGAAGTCGTAAACAACATTGCTGGAAAATTTATTGGTCCGGACTATAGCCCAAAAGACCACCTCTTTTCATTTTTTACCGATGATACGGATACTTCCGTGGTACTGAATGAATGTAGTAATACGGGTATGTTTACCGAAAGGAAGATTGTACTTCTTAAGGTGGTAAGAAAACCTGGCTACCGCGGATTTAACGAGGATGAAGCCAAGGCTCTTACCGCTTATTTTAGGATGAAAAACAGCGATGTGGTATTTATTATTGTTGATACAGGGGACGAAGTAAAAAGCTCGATGTATGATAAGATAAAGGACCCGAGCCTTGAGATAGTCACTATCGGTGACCTCGGGGAATCAGAGTATTTTAAATGGGTCGCCGGGAAATTTGCCGGATTTAAGATCACAGACGAAGCTATAATGCACCTTATCCAGATGCTGAATTTATCTATGGACGAGATAAACCAGGAAATAGAAAAGCTTAAAACTTTTGCCTCTGATACGGGAGAGATTACACTGAATGATATTAATCTCTGCATTGGGGTTTCGAGAGATTTCAGTGAAAGCGATTTTATCCATGCTGTATTCTCCCGGGATGCCAACTCAGCTCTAAAAATATATAATAATCTTATACTTAAGAAAGATGCTGAAATATTCCTCCTAATACTGTTAAATTCAGCATTTGTTACCCTTACCAAGATGTTCGATCCCCGGATCGGGAATTATCACGGCTGGGATCTTAAACAAAAGCTCAAATTATGGTATGATTTTGATAAAATGCTTCCGGTCTATAAAAAATATAGAGGTGAAATTAATGAACTTAAATTAAAAGAAGCATTTGGCTATATTGATGAATCTGAAAAAGCTCTAAAATCATTAGGAACCGACAGGCGAGCAGTGTTTACTCAGCTCATTAGCAATCTGGTCAATTTATAG
- a CDS encoding helix-hairpin-helix domain-containing protein — MKFSFQELGFTKNEARILILAVSVITAGFCIKYYDSIFNPSSDENFDFTRSDLEFSLQSSVSNETEVPNQETPININTASLEELMTLDGIGESIASGIISYRNKHGEFSKLEDLMKVSGIGKKKFGKIKKKIKVK, encoded by the coding sequence ATGAAATTTTCCTTCCAGGAATTAGGCTTTACAAAAAACGAGGCAAGGATATTGATCCTGGCTGTCTCGGTAATAACAGCCGGATTCTGCATTAAATACTATGATAGTATTTTCAATCCATCCAGCGATGAGAACTTCGACTTCACACGGTCTGATCTGGAATTTAGCCTACAATCCTCTGTATCAAACGAAACAGAGGTCCCCAATCAGGAAACCCCAATAAATATTAATACGGCTTCGCTGGAAGAGCTTATGACACTGGACGGAATCGGAGAGTCAATAGCATCGGGAATAATATCTTACAGAAACAAACATGGCGAATTCTCAAAGCTTGAAGACCTGATGAAGGTCAGCGGGATAGGAAAGAAGAAGTTTGGAAAAATCAAAAAGAAAATAAAAGTAAAATAA
- a CDS encoding T9SS type A sorting domain-containing protein, whose amino-acid sequence MKIILVIILQLLVVSAYCQVDEQWAQRFTSDSVRNDGVNDMYVDAGGNVYVTGYQKQTGINNSIMEAVTVKYNSQGVMQWIQNFHAPLNNGAFGRAIYVDAGGNVYVTGENAIVSGGGNEMLVIKYSPGGTQLWAKTYHYTGNMAYTGGFDLVTDASGNVFVCGEYYTGATFLNNLLIVKFDGSTGQVIGQTFFNAGSEGARKIALDGNGKVIVAGYADVQDTVRYIVLKYEPELSLNLPVWFTYYTPPMNSSNTSMNDMVIDNNSNIILAGNDHLDFGTVKFDNDGNILWVRTYNSPMGWDVCRSVVCDNLGNVYVTGESGTTGFPTSYDITTIKYDPNGNQVWLRSYDGFSNNTDGYRGYDIAIDDASNIYVTGAEYGAGNIATVKYSSNGSFQWGKTYNGTGNGPDNPVAVGVDQNGNAYACGTSLGDTTGYDIAIIKYAPSSNFGVQFKKNSLGKPINDLASTRDTISIEYSSLLNYNVVDVNLNIDSVLHPNTDDLEFYLIHNGLTDTTIYRVGGSGDNFIGTVLNDSASNSISTGSAPFSGQYKPSSPLSRFNNVSINGDWILLVYDRASGNTGTLNAWSLDFVVDVTSGIQAIGSDIPDDFKLYQNYPNPFNPSTKLKFEMPISSFVKLAVYDITGRQIAQLVNKNLESGQYEYSFDGSRLASGVYFYKITTDAFSETRRMVLVK is encoded by the coding sequence ATGAAAATAATTTTAGTAATTATTCTTCAGCTATTGGTTGTGAGTGCCTATTGCCAGGTGGATGAGCAATGGGCGCAGAGATTTACCTCTGACAGCGTGAGAAACGATGGCGTAAACGATATGTATGTTGATGCCGGCGGTAATGTATATGTAACAGGTTATCAAAAGCAAACCGGGATCAATAACAGCATTATGGAAGCTGTGACGGTAAAGTACAATTCACAGGGAGTGATGCAGTGGATACAAAACTTCCATGCTCCGCTCAATAACGGTGCATTTGGAAGAGCGATTTACGTTGATGCCGGCGGTAATGTTTATGTTACGGGTGAAAATGCAATTGTTTCGGGAGGCGGGAACGAAATGCTCGTTATTAAATACAGTCCGGGCGGTACACAGCTTTGGGCTAAGACATATCATTACACTGGAAATATGGCTTACACTGGTGGTTTCGATCTCGTGACGGATGCATCTGGCAATGTTTTTGTATGCGGTGAATATTATACAGGCGCAACGTTTCTGAATAATCTTCTTATTGTGAAATTCGATGGTTCAACAGGGCAGGTGATAGGTCAGACTTTCTTTAATGCCGGGAGTGAGGGAGCAAGGAAGATTGCACTTGACGGAAACGGTAAAGTTATTGTTGCCGGGTATGCAGATGTACAGGATACGGTCCGGTATATTGTGTTAAAGTATGAGCCGGAATTGAGTCTGAATTTACCGGTGTGGTTTACCTATTATACACCGCCGATGAATTCATCCAACACATCAATGAATGACATGGTCATAGACAATAACAGCAACATCATCCTTGCCGGAAATGATCATCTGGATTTTGGAACCGTAAAATTTGATAATGACGGCAACATATTATGGGTAAGGACTTATAACTCTCCGATGGGCTGGGATGTATGCAGGTCGGTCGTATGTGATAACCTTGGTAATGTTTATGTAACCGGTGAAAGCGGTACAACGGGTTTTCCTACATCCTATGATATTACTACAATAAAATATGATCCAAACGGAAATCAAGTATGGCTGAGATCATATGATGGTTTCAGCAATAACACAGATGGATATAGAGGATATGATATTGCTATTGACGATGCATCAAATATATATGTGACGGGCGCGGAATACGGCGCAGGAAACATAGCTACCGTTAAATATAGTTCAAACGGATCCTTTCAATGGGGAAAGACTTATAATGGTACCGGTAATGGCCCTGACAACCCTGTCGCGGTGGGTGTCGATCAAAATGGGAATGCTTATGCCTGCGGAACAAGCCTTGGTGATACTACCGGGTACGATATTGCCATAATAAAATACGCACCTTCCTCTAATTTTGGTGTACAGTTTAAAAAGAACTCGCTCGGTAAACCTATCAATGACCTTGCCAGCACAAGGGACACGATCTCGATAGAATATAGCTCCTTGCTTAATTACAATGTGGTCGACGTTAATCTAAACATTGATTCGGTTTTGCACCCCAATACGGATGATCTCGAGTTTTATCTTATACATAATGGCTTAACCGACACTACGATCTATAGAGTGGGAGGCTCTGGAGATAATTTTATCGGAACTGTTCTCAACGATTCTGCCTCAAATTCCATATCGACGGGAAGCGCTCCGTTTTCGGGACAGTATAAACCATCCAGCCCGCTTTCCCGATTTAATAATGTGAGTATAAACGGTGACTGGATATTGCTGGTATATGACAGAGCATCGGGAAATACAGGCACTCTTAACGCGTGGTCGCTGGATTTCGTTGTTGATGTGACTAGCGGAATTCAAGCAATAGGTTCGGACATTCCGGATGATTTTAAACTGTACCAAAACTATCCGAACCCGTTTAACCCATCTACAAAATTGAAATTTGAGATGCCAATATCGTCCTTTGTTAAACTGGCAGTATATGACATTACCGGAAGGCAGATCGCTCAGCTGGTGAACAAGAATCTTGAATCGGGTCAATATGAATATTCTTTCGACGGCTCCAGGCTGGCAAGTGGAGTTTATTTCTATAAAATTACGACAGATGCTTTTTCGGAAACAAGGAGAATGGTCCTGGTAAAATAA
- the coaD gene encoding pantetheine-phosphate adenylyltransferase, which translates to MENITAVYPGTFDPITNGHLDIIERASALFSKVIVTVAVNTSKAPLFTKDERKDMIENVTSGFDNVEVDAFDGLLVDLAKKKQASVIIRGLRAISDFEYEFQMSLTNRKLAPGINTIFLMPNEKYTYLNSSLIRELAKFNADITDFVPAYVLEKLKGKNSR; encoded by the coding sequence ATGGAAAACATCACGGCAGTATATCCCGGTACATTCGATCCAATTACAAATGGTCATCTTGATATCATCGAAAGAGCATCCGCTTTATTCAGCAAGGTCATAGTAACTGTTGCAGTTAATACAAGTAAAGCTCCACTTTTTACAAAAGATGAACGCAAGGATATGATAGAGAATGTCACTTCCGGATTTGACAATGTGGAGGTCGATGCATTCGACGGACTGTTGGTAGATCTCGCGAAAAAAAAACAAGCCTCTGTTATTATTAGAGGCTTGCGTGCTATATCAGATTTCGAATATGAATTTCAAATGTCTTTAACTAACAGGAAACTTGCTCCCGGCATAAACACCATCTTTTTAATGCCCAATGAAAAATATACCTATCTAAATTCCTCACTCATCCGCGAACTTGCAAAATTTAACGCGGATATAACCGACTTCGTTCCGGCTTATGTACTGGAAAAATTAAAAGGGAAAAACTCCCGTTAA
- the gatA gene encoding Asp-tRNA(Asn)/Glu-tRNA(Gln) amidotransferase subunit GatA: MTIPSNLKDIQTDLKSGLLTCSALVDHYLARIGEQKDLNVFITVFDNEARERAKAIDEKIKSGNAGKLAGLVISIKDVISIKDKRHTCGSRILENFIALYDATVIKRLEAEDAIIIGKVNCDEFAMGSSNENSYFGPVLNPVDKTRVPGGSSGGSAVSVAAGMCLVSLGSETGGSIRQPASFCGVTGLKATYGRISRFGLTAFASSFDSIGIFSNNNYDTAAVLEVIAGEDDRDSTSSKEKVETYTNTIENKIKPGDIKIGIAKEYFGEGLNPEIKQSIEKKIDDLKKAGFEVKEVSLPHSKYVIQTYYILTSAEASSNLARYDGVRYGYRSEDSSNLEDMYVNTRTEGFGEEVKRRIMLGTYVLSAGYYDAYYKKAQKVRRLITQDFEKAFGEVDYIISPTTPTTAFKMGDKVDDPLAMYLNDIYTASVNLAAIPAISIPVGNDSKGLPFGLQVMGRKFDEAGLLRMYDVIAS, from the coding sequence ATGACAATTCCCTCAAACCTAAAAGACATACAAACTGATCTTAAGTCAGGTTTACTTACCTGTTCTGCCCTTGTGGATCATTACCTGGCGAGGATAGGTGAACAAAAAGACCTTAATGTTTTTATAACTGTTTTTGATAATGAAGCCAGAGAGCGTGCAAAAGCAATTGACGAAAAGATCAAATCCGGTAATGCCGGTAAGCTTGCGGGGCTTGTCATTTCCATAAAAGATGTGATCTCAATAAAAGATAAACGCCACACCTGTGGCTCCAGGATACTCGAAAATTTTATTGCCCTGTATGACGCGACTGTCATAAAAAGGCTGGAAGCGGAAGATGCTATTATAATAGGTAAGGTAAACTGCGACGAGTTCGCTATGGGTTCATCCAATGAAAATTCCTATTTCGGTCCGGTTTTGAATCCGGTCGATAAAACCCGCGTTCCGGGAGGTTCCTCCGGAGGAAGCGCAGTGTCTGTCGCAGCCGGTATGTGTCTTGTATCATTGGGTTCGGAGACAGGTGGTTCAATTCGGCAGCCTGCATCGTTCTGCGGAGTAACAGGATTAAAAGCCACTTATGGTAGGATATCGAGGTTCGGACTTACGGCTTTTGCATCATCGTTTGATTCCATTGGCATATTTTCCAATAATAATTATGATACTGCCGCTGTGCTGGAAGTAATAGCCGGCGAAGATGACAGGGATTCAACATCGTCAAAAGAAAAAGTTGAGACCTACACTAATACGATAGAGAATAAAATAAAGCCGGGTGATATTAAGATAGGCATTGCAAAAGAATACTTCGGTGAAGGTCTCAATCCTGAAATAAAACAGAGTATCGAAAAGAAAATAGATGATCTCAAAAAAGCCGGCTTTGAGGTAAAAGAGGTGTCACTCCCGCATTCAAAGTATGTGATACAAACTTACTATATACTTACTTCTGCTGAAGCTTCAAGCAATCTCGCACGCTATGATGGGGTACGCTACGGCTACCGCTCGGAGGATTCATCTAATCTGGAAGATATGTACGTCAATACCCGAACGGAAGGATTCGGTGAAGAAGTTAAAAGGCGAATTATGCTTGGGACATATGTCCTGTCGGCTGGATACTATGACGCATATTATAAAAAAGCGCAGAAAGTCAGAAGATTAATTACACAAGATTTTGAAAAGGCCTTCGGGGAAGTGGACTACATAATTTCTCCGACTACCCCAACTACAGCATTTAAAATGGGTGACAAGGTTGACGATCCGCTCGCAATGTATTTGAATGACATATATACTGCTTCGGTCAATCTCGCCGCAATTCCCGCAATCTCAATACCCGTAGGTAATGACAGTAAGGGTCTTCCATTCGGTCTGCAGGTGATGGGAAGGAAATTCGACGAAGCTGGATTACTCAGAATGTATGACGTTATAGCATCTTAG